One window of the Chryseobacterium camelliae genome contains the following:
- a CDS encoding TonB-dependent receptor, producing the protein MKKYYTQVVLLISGLVFSQDTTDSLASKNIEDVVIVASRKPTKISEIPGTVWVVQKEKIQEQAKSGVPIKEMLSILVPGIDIGPQGRTNYGQNMRGRSALIMIDGVSLNSIRMISRQLDAIDPFNIERIEVLSGASSIYGGNATGGIINIITKIPSKIGISGETEVGLRSGFISGEDHDLRAAQSLALKGKKLFGRLGIAYQQNGGVYGADRKQVFTDITQTDLQYNQSLDILATGGYTFNRHHTVTASLQYYNSKFNGDRSLYLGPDIAAFTTKNAGLLEMRDGFSSDKNIGTERYMGTVTYKGSSILGNQDLYVQFATRGEKLGFYPFPGTVKLPANTSYLSSSQQNTFYSGIKALLSKSWKNLNFTYGLDVDLERFEGNQSVYDTDLTMASGGLVNQTKYSLGRYPTNNSESYAGYIQAKYNLLPKLQLNGGIRYQTINVKVDDFVGSQQQTQVAMGYGASASAIPGGESSYNVSLFNAGLMYRFNEKHQVWGTFSQGVSLADPSKYYGIGAYKLNTATGNWDITSSINVQEQPLQAVKTNQFEVGYRISSGGLKAQIAGFLSASDKNITVDRTTLQILVNDLKLRNTGIEAEISYSMNNGVYFGASGLLIQSQVHNKEDWQKQEIYNASPSKLVSFIGYNISRWSFRFQSLQNFKLRDDISNEIEGYNTSDLLMGYQFHWGKINLGIQNLFNTDYQTIWSKRSQVLYSSYGLPELFNYKGRGRTFNIFYTFSF; encoded by the coding sequence ATGAAGAAATATTATACTCAGGTTGTTTTGCTGATCTCAGGTCTTGTATTTTCCCAAGACACTACAGATTCATTAGCTTCAAAAAATATTGAAGACGTAGTTATTGTAGCGTCCAGGAAACCTACGAAAATTTCGGAAATCCCGGGAACGGTTTGGGTCGTTCAGAAGGAGAAAATCCAGGAACAGGCCAAGAGTGGGGTTCCTATTAAAGAAATGTTATCTATTCTGGTTCCCGGTATCGATATCGGTCCTCAGGGCAGGACCAATTACGGACAGAATATGCGCGGGCGGTCTGCTTTAATCATGATTGACGGGGTGTCCCTGAACAGCATCCGTATGATCAGCCGCCAACTGGATGCAATCGATCCTTTCAATATCGAAAGAATTGAGGTACTTTCCGGTGCAAGTTCCATTTATGGAGGAAATGCAACAGGAGGAATCATCAATATCATTACTAAAATCCCTTCGAAAATTGGGATCAGCGGTGAGACGGAAGTGGGCCTCCGCAGCGGTTTCATAAGCGGTGAGGATCATGATTTGCGCGCAGCGCAGTCTTTAGCTTTAAAAGGAAAAAAGCTTTTCGGAAGGCTGGGCATTGCTTACCAGCAGAATGGAGGGGTGTACGGAGCAGACCGGAAACAGGTTTTTACAGATATTACCCAAACCGATCTTCAGTACAACCAATCACTGGACATTCTTGCTACCGGAGGATATACGTTCAACCGCCATCATACGGTTACCGCTTCTCTTCAGTATTATAATTCCAAATTTAATGGCGATCGCAGCTTGTACTTAGGTCCGGATATTGCCGCTTTTACAACAAAAAACGCAGGCCTGCTGGAAATGAGAGATGGTTTCTCATCCGATAAAAATATCGGTACGGAACGGTATATGGGAACGGTAACGTATAAGGGGAGCAGCATCCTGGGCAATCAGGACCTGTATGTTCAGTTCGCGACAAGAGGTGAGAAATTAGGCTTTTATCCTTTTCCCGGAACGGTAAAGCTACCCGCTAATACTTCCTACCTGTCTTCTTCCCAGCAAAATACCTTTTATTCCGGGATTAAGGCTTTATTATCCAAATCATGGAAGAACCTGAACTTTACCTATGGGCTAGACGTCGATCTGGAACGGTTTGAGGGAAACCAATCCGTATATGATACGGATCTCACCATGGCCAGCGGAGGCCTGGTCAATCAGACAAAATACAGCCTCGGAAGATATCCTACGAACAATTCTGAAAGTTACGCAGGATATATCCAGGCAAAATACAATCTGTTACCGAAATTACAGTTGAACGGCGGAATAAGGTATCAGACTATTAATGTTAAAGTGGATGATTTTGTGGGGTCGCAGCAGCAGACCCAAGTCGCTATGGGATACGGCGCCTCTGCCTCTGCCATTCCAGGAGGAGAAAGTTCCTACAATGTAAGCTTATTTAATGCAGGACTGATGTATAGATTCAACGAAAAACATCAGGTCTGGGGAACCTTTTCCCAAGGGGTAAGCTTAGCCGATCCCTCCAAATACTATGGAATCGGGGCGTATAAGCTTAACACCGCTACCGGAAACTGGGATATCACTTCAAGCATCAATGTACAGGAACAGCCTTTGCAGGCGGTAAAAACGAATCAGTTTGAGGTGGGGTACCGAATCAGCAGCGGCGGATTAAAGGCACAAATTGCCGGCTTCCTGAGCGCTTCCGATAAAAATATTACGGTGGACAGAACTACGTTACAGATCCTGGTCAATGATCTGAAATTAAGAAATACCGGAATTGAGGCCGAAATTTCCTACAGCATGAATAACGGCGTCTATTTCGGAGCCAGCGGATTGCTGATTCAGTCCCAGGTACACAATAAAGAAGACTGGCAGAAACAGGAAATCTACAATGCCTCCCCTTCGAAATTGGTATCATTTATCGGATATAATATCAGCAGGTGGTCATTCCGGTTCCAGTCCCTGCAGAACTTTAAACTGAGGGATGATATCAGTAATGAGATCGAGGGTTATAATACTTCTGATCTGCTGATGGGATATCAATTCCATTGGGGAAAAATCAACCTGGGGATCCAGAATCTGTTCAATACGGATTATCAGACTATCTGGAGCAAGCGTTCGCAGGTACTGTACTCTTCTTACGGCCTTCCGGAGTTATTCAATTATAAAGGAAGAGGAAGGACATTCAATATTTTCTATACCTTTAGTTTTTAA
- a CDS encoding alkene reductase, with amino-acid sequence MNTTSQPLLEAYQLGNLQLKNRVVMASLTRGRATNPDLIPTAMMAEYYAQRASAGLILSEGTWVNPQSIGFINVPGIYTGAQVEGWKTVTKAVHDHDGLIFLQLGHIGAGAHPDLQGGKLPVGPSAVNIESQSFTPEGFKETVIPHEMSVAEIRHTIEDYKHAAKNAKDAGFDGIEIHAIAGMLIPQFLSTATNKRTDEYGGTIENRARIIFEILDAATEVWDSTRIAVKFSPVMLSSVGIVKPDEETIALFQYILHQLEDYNLAFVHLVGPSENLTGTPVEALQDHYFAHFRKHYHGRILANSGFSKDSADEILREGTADLVSFGEPFIANPDLVERFKQGVPLAKSDRNTYYSGEENGYITYPKATI; translated from the coding sequence ATGAATACTACCTCACAACCTCTTCTGGAGGCCTATCAGTTAGGAAATCTCCAATTAAAAAACAGAGTGGTTATGGCTTCTTTAACCCGTGGAAGAGCTACCAATCCGGACTTGATTCCAACGGCCATGATGGCTGAATATTATGCGCAACGTGCTTCTGCCGGGTTGATCTTATCCGAAGGAACCTGGGTAAATCCGCAATCAATTGGCTTTATTAATGTTCCGGGCATTTATACAGGAGCGCAGGTGGAAGGTTGGAAAACGGTCACCAAAGCGGTCCATGACCATGATGGCCTGATCTTTTTACAGTTAGGTCATATCGGTGCGGGAGCGCATCCCGATTTGCAAGGGGGTAAACTTCCTGTCGGGCCGTCGGCAGTTAATATAGAATCACAATCATTTACTCCGGAAGGTTTTAAAGAAACGGTAATACCCCATGAAATGTCGGTCGCAGAGATCCGTCATACGATAGAGGATTATAAGCATGCTGCCAAAAATGCAAAAGACGCCGGTTTTGACGGTATTGAGATCCATGCTATCGCGGGAATGCTTATTCCACAGTTTCTCAGTACTGCCACCAACAAGCGTACGGATGAATATGGCGGAACTATTGAAAACCGTGCCCGCATCATTTTTGAAATATTGGATGCAGCAACTGAAGTTTGGGACAGTACCCGTATCGCGGTAAAGTTCAGCCCTGTGATGTTAAGCAGTGTAGGAATTGTGAAACCGGATGAAGAAACCATTGCTTTATTCCAGTATATTTTACATCAACTGGAGGATTATAATTTGGCTTTTGTACACCTCGTAGGACCGTCAGAAAATCTGACGGGTACACCTGTGGAAGCATTGCAGGATCATTATTTTGCTCATTTCCGGAAGCATTACCATGGAAGGATTCTGGCCAATTCAGGTTTCTCTAAGGATAGTGCCGATGAAATTCTAAGAGAGGGTACTGCGGATCTGGTCTCTTTCGGAGAGCCTTTTATTGCTAACCCGGATCTGGTTGAAAGGTTTAAGCAAGGGGTGCCTTTGGCAAAAAGTGACAGAAATACCTATTATTCAGGGGAAGAAAACGGATACATTACTTATCCTAAGGCGACCATCTGA
- a CDS encoding winged helix-turn-helix transcriptional regulator, whose translation MYERKIPLTIDCGLHLTREVLNGKWKPALLNAISLDIKRPSEMLRMLPGATRRVLNVQLKELEDHGIIKKKTYPQLPPKVEYSLTEIGWSLMPIIDAMNAWGDHNRDFLEKVIAQDPKVKEVVKSPCELIQQKSK comes from the coding sequence ATGTACGAAAGAAAAATTCCGCTTACGATTGATTGCGGCCTGCACCTGACCAGAGAGGTCCTTAACGGCAAATGGAAACCGGCATTGCTCAATGCTATCTCATTAGATATTAAAAGGCCCAGTGAAATGTTAAGAATGCTTCCCGGCGCAACCCGCCGTGTCTTAAACGTACAGCTCAAAGAACTGGAGGACCATGGAATCATCAAAAAGAAAACCTATCCGCAGTTGCCTCCCAAGGTTGAATATTCACTTACCGAGATAGGCTGGTCTTTAATGCCGATTATTGATGCCATGAATGCCTGGGGTGATCATAACCGTGACTTTCTGGAAAAAGTCATTGCTCAGGATCCGAAAGTCAAGGAAGTAGTAAAGTCGCCTTGTGAGCTCATACAACAGAAAAGTAAATAA
- a CDS encoding alpha/beta fold hydrolase, whose amino-acid sequence MKSINTFILGLLLSLISSSSIIAQQGESQLAVVDGKKLSYRTFNLEKRKAGEPVLVFETGLGGGTFDPLLGFFPGTVSGIQYERNGIGQSEQDSRVVSDTQVVERLHALLQTLAVKPPYLLVGHSIGGAYIRLFAAKYPDEVCGLVFSDPTDFMLSADENKEAMIRSKSATGYREVSAISIKSMSENQNFRPGARYDAARALKAGYFIGYRELPPLKSSIAATVIISYNKNIEAPDEELNQKLHLGINFKPWWKEYDDLRIQHYSELIKDNDRSMIVLLPKYSHGIYFQNPELVAKLILDNYRSHIK is encoded by the coding sequence ATGAAAAGTATCAATACGTTCATCCTGGGACTTTTGCTTTCCCTGATCAGCAGCAGTTCAATCATTGCACAACAGGGAGAAAGCCAATTAGCGGTGGTCGACGGAAAAAAATTAAGTTACAGGACCTTCAATCTTGAGAAAAGAAAAGCCGGTGAGCCTGTTTTAGTGTTTGAAACCGGACTGGGCGGGGGTACTTTTGATCCTCTGCTTGGATTTTTTCCCGGTACGGTTTCAGGGATACAGTACGAACGGAACGGTATAGGCCAGTCTGAACAGGATTCCCGGGTCGTTTCTGATACTCAGGTTGTGGAGCGCCTGCATGCTTTGTTGCAGACATTGGCTGTTAAACCACCTTATTTACTGGTGGGGCATTCCATTGGCGGAGCCTACATAAGACTGTTTGCCGCTAAATACCCGGATGAGGTTTGCGGACTTGTTTTTTCTGATCCCACGGATTTTATGCTTAGCGCCGATGAAAATAAAGAAGCAATGATCAGATCTAAAAGTGCTACGGGCTATCGGGAAGTTTCCGCAATCAGTATAAAATCCATGTCGGAGAACCAAAACTTCAGGCCCGGAGCGCGGTATGATGCGGCAAGAGCCCTGAAAGCAGGTTATTTTATAGGATACCGTGAGCTTCCTCCGCTAAAAAGCAGCATTGCAGCTACAGTGATTATTTCATACAATAAAAATATTGAAGCGCCTGATGAGGAGCTGAACCAAAAGCTCCATCTTGGAATTAATTTTAAACCCTGGTGGAAAGAATATGATGACCTCCGGATACAGCATTATTCTGAGCTGATCAAAGATAATGACCGGAGCATGATCGTACTGCTGCCTAAATACAGCCACGGGATTTATTTCCAGAATCCGGAACTGGTGGCCAAACTGATCCTTGACAATTACAGGAGCCACATCAAGTAA
- a CDS encoding VOC family protein encodes MIIQAIDHLVLTVEDIDVTINFYTSILGFNAVTFGDNRKALVFGNQKINLHQKGKEIEPKAEHPTPGSADLCFIAETKVEEVLQELKEKNVTVIEGIVDRTGASGKIRSIYFRDPDLNLIEVSNYQ; translated from the coding sequence ATGATTATTCAAGCTATTGATCACTTGGTTTTAACAGTAGAAGATATTGATGTGACCATTAATTTTTACACCAGTATTCTGGGTTTTAATGCGGTTACTTTCGGTGACAACAGAAAAGCACTTGTCTTTGGGAATCAAAAAATTAATTTGCACCAGAAAGGAAAGGAAATTGAACCCAAAGCAGAGCACCCGACTCCTGGATCCGCCGACCTGTGTTTCATTGCAGAGACAAAAGTTGAGGAAGTATTACAGGAATTAAAGGAAAAAAACGTAACCGTTATTGAGGGGATTGTGGACAGAACCGGTGCGTCAGGCAAAATAAGGTCAATCTATTTCAGAGATCCTGACTTGAACCTGATCGAGGTAAGCAATTATCAGTAA
- a CDS encoding FAD-dependent monooxygenase, producing MKKEILISGGGIAGLTAAKLLSEQGHTVTVIDRATSFTKAGFLISLKSFGVRIMEELGLMEELQAASSPSELVSFLKKDEQVVQRISYEKMNENIERSVLISRGGLHNVLYDHLKDHIQVMFSTTISGMTSTGEKTEVRFSDGNKMDADLIIISEGLRSSTRERYFTGSQMEDFNTLYMGGRLHTEHSYPVGAFQIYIDVNKMLSIYPIAKNEIAIQCYIHHTGDFATIQQRSGELLLSSFRDYSMEVKGLLNRFAEEGLMFIDKMGMVNAPDLVNGNMVLLGDAGYCPTALSGMGASLSIYGAKALSHFISKTPGDLRSACNNYNMLMQPVIRKFQSNARNNASAFIPADAQRLDQFVNTFRAASDTELKKIMTDPIVLTEDQLNFKIN from the coding sequence ATGAAAAAGGAAATTCTGATATCAGGAGGAGGAATTGCAGGATTGACAGCCGCAAAATTATTATCAGAGCAAGGCCACACTGTTACGGTGATTGACAGGGCCACATCATTTACAAAGGCTGGTTTCCTGATTTCCCTGAAGAGTTTTGGGGTCCGCATCATGGAAGAACTCGGCTTAATGGAAGAATTGCAGGCAGCATCTTCTCCATCCGAGTTGGTAAGCTTTCTAAAAAAAGATGAGCAGGTTGTTCAACGCATCAGCTATGAAAAAATGAACGAGAACATTGAACGTTCAGTGCTGATTTCCCGTGGAGGACTGCATAATGTCTTGTATGATCATCTGAAAGATCATATACAGGTAATGTTCAGTACAACAATTTCCGGGATGACTTCAACAGGCGAAAAAACCGAAGTAAGGTTCTCAGATGGGAATAAGATGGACGCTGATCTTATTATTATTTCCGAAGGTTTACGTTCTTCAACGCGGGAACGTTATTTTACCGGTTCACAAATGGAAGATTTCAATACGTTGTACATGGGGGGAAGACTGCATACGGAACACTCTTATCCTGTGGGTGCTTTTCAAATTTATATTGATGTGAACAAAATGCTCTCTATTTACCCGATTGCAAAGAATGAAATCGCCATCCAGTGCTACATCCACCATACGGGTGATTTTGCTACGATACAACAAAGATCAGGGGAACTATTGCTCAGTTCTTTCCGTGATTACAGCATGGAGGTAAAGGGTCTGCTCAATCGTTTTGCTGAAGAAGGCCTGATGTTCATTGATAAAATGGGTATGGTAAACGCACCTGACCTGGTTAATGGAAATATGGTTCTGCTGGGTGACGCAGGATATTGCCCGACAGCCCTTTCCGGGATGGGAGCCTCGCTTTCCATCTATGGAGCAAAGGCATTGTCGCATTTTATCAGCAAAACACCTGGTGATCTGAGGTCTGCCTGCAACAATTATAATATGCTGATGCAGCCTGTCATCCGTAAATTCCAAAGCAATGCCAGAAATAACGCTTCTGCTTTTATCCCTGCTGATGCGCAGCGGCTTGATCAGTTTGTTAATACTTTCAGAGCAGCGTCCGACACTGAACTGAAAAAAATTATGACCGATCCGATCGTACTCACTGAAGATCAGTTGAATTTTAAAATCAACTAA
- a CDS encoding helix-turn-helix domain-containing protein, translating into MNLTDHKKQMLDLAEKLGLPASELSSTLDLLRLNEIHIVDMLPEMMLMIRSVIAEETVTYKRKSIDTVKKGLLFSFQNMFSHSSADDQNQDKEKLLQARPHVRITPFHLESEVIFPKGSTITQITILIGLDFLKGFIGKDQEAFNYLFHDEKTLLIEEFMSPEMADLVNEIAATPVLPILSEAYYKLKSLELLYLLFKNLSKRQHIKHQSLRGDEIAALYRVRDAVASSLEQPLTQDELVKISGMNILKLRKLFTQVFGKGIYEYSQYLRMQEAVRLIRDEYLSVSETGYQLGFTNLSYFGRLFEQHFGMKPKKWSAQHRLKDR; encoded by the coding sequence ATGAATTTGACTGATCATAAGAAACAGATGCTTGACCTGGCAGAAAAATTGGGACTGCCCGCCTCTGAATTGAGTAGTACGCTGGATCTTTTGCGTCTTAATGAAATTCATATCGTCGATATGCTTCCGGAAATGATGCTGATGATCCGTTCTGTAATTGCAGAAGAAACAGTTACATACAAAAGAAAATCTATTGATACCGTTAAAAAAGGCCTGCTTTTTTCTTTTCAGAATATGTTCAGTCATTCCTCTGCTGATGATCAGAATCAGGATAAAGAAAAATTACTTCAAGCCCGGCCTCACGTCCGGATAACGCCTTTTCATCTGGAAAGTGAAGTGATATTTCCTAAAGGATCTACAATCACCCAGATCACAATATTGATCGGGCTTGATTTTCTCAAAGGTTTTATCGGTAAAGATCAGGAGGCCTTCAACTATCTTTTCCATGATGAAAAAACATTACTGATCGAAGAATTTATGTCACCTGAAATGGCTGATCTTGTTAATGAAATTGCCGCAACGCCCGTATTACCTATACTTTCTGAAGCATATTATAAATTGAAATCACTGGAACTGCTGTACCTGCTTTTTAAAAACCTATCGAAACGGCAGCATATCAAACATCAAAGTCTCCGTGGGGATGAAATAGCAGCACTTTACCGGGTCAGGGATGCGGTTGCATCTTCTCTTGAACAGCCTTTGACACAGGATGAGCTGGTAAAAATAAGCGGTATGAATATCCTTAAACTGAGAAAGCTTTTTACGCAGGTTTTTGGAAAAGGCATCTATGAATATAGCCAATACCTAAGAATGCAGGAGGCAGTAAGACTGATAAGGGATGAATATCTTTCAGTTTCTGAAACCGGATATCAGTTAGGCTTTACCAATTTGAGCTATTTCGGAAGGCTGTTTGAGCAGCATTTTGGAATGAAACCTAAAAAATGGAGCGCCCAGCATCGTTTGAAAGACAGATGA
- a CDS encoding zinc-dependent alcohol dehydrogenase, translating into MLAMNFRGSFRVRADRNMPEPQIEHPEDAIVRVLRSCICGSDLHLYHGLVPDTRVGSTFGHEFIGEVVEIGSSVQKLKVGDKVMVPFNIACGKCAFCKQELYGNCHESNPMATAVGGIFGYSHTAGGYQGGQAEYARVPYADVGPTVIPDWMDPDDAVLLTDVVPTGYQAAEMAGIQKGDTVVVFGAGPIGIMAAKCAWLFGAGRVIVIDSLEYRLDFVAKYAQCEAYNYNSIGDPVVFIKTQTDSLGADVCIDAVGCEAKGNLTNTILGTKLLLQGGSTTALHWAINSVKKGGIVSVVGVYGPTDALVPIGNVVNKGITIRANQAAVKRHLPKLIEHVKNGILDPKQIITHRVPLEEVADAYHIFSRKLDGCIKTVLIPPTA; encoded by the coding sequence ATGTTAGCAATGAATTTCCGCGGATCTTTTCGCGTGCGTGCAGACCGCAATATGCCGGAGCCGCAGATAGAACATCCGGAAGACGCCATTGTGCGGGTTTTAAGATCCTGCATCTGCGGCTCGGACCTGCATCTTTACCATGGCCTTGTTCCCGATACACGTGTCGGCTCTACATTTGGGCATGAATTTATAGGAGAAGTGGTTGAAATCGGCTCTTCTGTACAAAAACTGAAAGTCGGCGATAAGGTGATGGTACCTTTCAATATTGCCTGCGGAAAATGTGCCTTTTGCAAGCAGGAACTTTACGGCAATTGCCATGAATCAAATCCGATGGCAACCGCAGTAGGAGGTATTTTCGGTTATTCCCATACGGCCGGCGGCTATCAGGGCGGACAGGCAGAATACGCCCGGGTACCTTACGCAGACGTAGGCCCGACCGTGATTCCTGACTGGATGGATCCCGATGATGCAGTGCTGCTTACCGATGTAGTCCCTACGGGCTATCAGGCGGCAGAAATGGCAGGTATTCAAAAAGGCGATACCGTAGTGGTTTTCGGCGCGGGCCCTATCGGTATTATGGCAGCCAAATGTGCATGGCTTTTTGGCGCGGGACGAGTGATCGTGATCGACTCCCTGGAATACAGACTGGATTTTGTAGCTAAATATGCTCAATGTGAGGCTTATAATTATAACAGTATCGGCGATCCGGTGGTGTTTATAAAGACACAAACCGATTCTCTGGGTGCAGATGTCTGTATCGATGCTGTAGGCTGCGAGGCCAAAGGAAATCTGACCAATACCATCCTGGGAACCAAGTTACTGTTACAGGGCGGCTCTACTACGGCGCTTCATTGGGCCATCAACTCTGTGAAGAAAGGCGGCATTGTTTCTGTGGTAGGGGTTTACGGGCCTACAGATGCTCTGGTCCCAATAGGAAATGTAGTGAATAAAGGAATTACCATCCGTGCCAATCAGGCAGCGGTAAAACGTCACCTGCCTAAACTCATTGAGCATGTGAAAAACGGTATTCTTGACCCGAAACAGATCATTACTCACCGGGTTCCGCTGGAAGAAGTAGCCGACGCTTACCATATATTTTCACGCAAGCTGGACGGTTGCATAAAGACCGTGCTTATTCCGCCAACTGCTTAA